The genomic DNA ATTAGGGTTTAGTTTTgtaatccgttacaatatgttgcatgtagacaaattaaaattataatgggtacacacataattatacatatatatgtatcagaatatttgcgaccgcttggtcttttcttatggggttatgtcaagcaagaggtgtacaaaatcaaacccagaaatctgactgaactgaagcagtccattaaataggtaattgaggcaatcccgaatttggtgtcgcatatgcgtggctgagcatagaggaataattaattgtataaaataaatcaaaattttctatacactaaacaaaaaaaatgtaatgcttTGATTCAAAAGAAACTTATTAGGGTTTAGTTTTGTAGCatgattcgtgagccaccctgtacatacagaatatcttaaaattatatgcaaagtcgtttgcgtattgtaaatatacgaatctataaacgtacatttcttaacattggaattagcattatttttctcaattaacactgaaaatgctcaattctgctatttttcagtctcCTGATGTTATTTGTGGCCAATAAttttctgtggtgaaacacgcttaTCGTTTTCAGTTCCAGtgcaaaaagtgaaatattttgataatggccgcactgtgaaccttctctataatctacattctccgGTAGATTGTTAACAAAATTTCGCTACTCGAACATTGTGGCAACTACGTATTTCGGTAACTAATTGGTTCTAGCAGTTTGTCATCAATTCGGTTTTGTTATGGCATTCTTGTTCGTCGCACTACATTTGTAttctgaataaaattaaaaattaccggGGAATAAAAGAAGCTGCTGATTGCAAAAATGGATTATGAATTAGAATTAGTCGATTCCCTGTCAGCATTAGCTTATGAGGGTCCGTGCTTGAAAGTGAATGGTCTAATTAAAGCGCTGGAAGGCGGTCCTTGTGATTCTGATTTCCGTCTGCTTATTGGTTGGTTAACCGAAGAACTGCATGTCTTGCGAAAAACAGATGAACATGTGGCAGAGTTACAGGATCAAAGTGATTTCTCAATGGAACTTTCTGCTATGCTAAAAGAACTTGGATGCCCTTATCAACGTTTTGTTGCTGGCCCGTTAACCGGAAGGTTCGAAACTCGTGAGGCTTGTGCTCAACTACTAGACTACCTCTTAACAGAATTAATGGCAACAAAAATGTCTTATCGTTTGCGACCTTCCAAACAAGCACTTGTTATTCCTAAATCTGAAACCAATACGGCGCGTTCTCTGCAACAGCTGTCTCGAAATGTTGGACTGGGTAAACCACCAGATAATGTTTCCCCAAAAGCACTTTTTGATAAACTCAATTTTAAAGTTGAGGAGCTAATACGGCAAGCCAAACCCGGCGTATTGAGTGAACcattattgaatttaaaacaATCTCTATCTGAAGCACAATGGAAAGAATTGGACGCAATACATTCTGATTTAGATGGGGAATATAATATGCGTAGACAAATGTTATTGACTCGCCTTGAAGTAACTATACAGAGCTTTCAATGGTCTGATAAAATGAGGtcaaaagaaaatgaaatcGCTAGTCGTTATCAAAAGAAATTGCAAGAACTAGATCCTTTACGCTATGGTAGTAAAGATACAAATATTGTAGCATTTCTTGCTTCACGTGCTGATTTGGCTATTATAGAAAAAACAAGTTCCGTGCAAGTGCGAAAAAACACATGTTGCAAAATACAGAAACATGTAATAGGCAGCGTACCAGATCGGGGTGGTCGAGCGCATGAGCACGCTCCCCCGCCTCCAGAAATGCCGTCTTGGCAACAGCAACGCTCTCAAGGATCTGCTGGTAGTGCAGGAGGAAATTTCCGGGGTGGGAGAGGTGGCGGTCAAGGTGGGAGTGGCCATTGGCAACAATATTCAAACGCTCAACAACAACGTCAATCTACCGACCAAGTAATTTTAGCCTACCTTTACAATATATGATATATCTTCacagttataaaatttaatcggtatgaaaattaataaatcatatATCTTTTTATGTGACAGTGTCGAAACCAGAATTGGGTAAGCGGTAGCGGACGAGTTCAAGGGAGCGGCTGGTCCCAGCATAATAATAATGGTTATTTTCAAGGTATTGGGGGACGCGGCAATTTTGGCGACAATTCTTTTCGGGGACGCTCAAATTATCATCGGGGAGGCCCTGGAGGTGGTGTTCGTcgttgaaaataaacaaattactcGACTacaaagaatattttatataaaatattaatgtatatgtattaagtaaattatttatcttgtgttgaatgtatgtattatttaaagcaGCTTTTAATATAGCTCTTCCGATTTACTACTATTTTAACTCTATAGGAGAACTATTTGAATTATCAATTGGTGATTAATCTCGCCAAATTTGAAAAGCTAATAGGTGACTATAAGTTTTTAAGATAGTTgcgaaaaatatgttaattagtGAAATAACACTTAATTATGAGCAAGTTTCAATAACTGCGATGATAACAACTGTCATCAAAGCGAAAGATCATGTGATGTATAACGCTCCTCAACTTTCGCACACGCTTAAAATTATGTGTGCAcaataaatttcttatataaagcATCTTAACCTAACTACTTTTTAcaatcaatatttaaaattgtttttaacaaTCAAATTCTTGATTCATTTTTACTCGACTTACACTTGCATGAGTACGAATTGCGTACGTATAAAGGAAAAAACGAAAGCTGTTAAGTTAGCGTACACTTGGTTGTTGTGGGAACAGTggcatttttaaacaaaattcatattatgctttgaatatttcaaacttaaaaacaaaactttgaaACTAAAAATTGTGTAGCATCACTACGAAACAATTTACCAGATAAATAATTTATACCAAGATAAATAAGTATAACAAATACaagtattacaaaaaataactgttattaaataaaaatgtttcgaaGTAGACATCAAAAAGGTTGTTTTTCTGTGTTTTATAGTTTAGGTAGCAGTCCGTTACAATTTTGGTCTACGCATGTAAGTTcgtcttcaaaaattttaaaattttcataaatacttTTTCCTCAGATCCAAAACGGTTATGTTAAAAGGGTTGTCGATGAAGATGTAAAATCTATTGTCATGGAGATTATGGGCTCAAATGTATCCACCACATATATATCGGGCCCGCGAGATCCTAAAATGTCCTTTGGTATCAAACTACCCTTTTTAGTCTTGCTTATAAAGaatctacataaatattttacttttgaagTTAAAGTTAGTAAGAGAGCAATAAaattatgtgtaaatatttgccatacaaaaatatattatagattTTAGATGATCAACGGTTTATGCGACGTTTTCGGGTTTCGAATTTTCAAAGCAAAACCTCTGTAAAGCCCTTTTGCACGGCTATGCCAATGGGTATGTCTCCGGGTTGGAATCAAATTCATTTTAACTTAGCAGACTTTACACGCCGTGCATATGGCACCAATTACATGGAAACCGTTCGTCTACAAATACATGCCAATGTACGCATAAGACGCATATATTTTACTGATCGCTTATATTCAGAAGAAGATCTGCCGAATGAGTTTCGTTTGGTTTCGAAACCTGCCGAAAAGAAGAAACAACGTGATTACACAATTCCTGCAGCACGCCCTCCATCGCCGGCGAAATCAGCGGCTACAACTGAGCGAGCCGGTTCTCCACCTGGTGAGCCTTCAGTCGCTGAACCTTCAGAGGTACCTACTGAAAtggatattgaaaaatattactaaatgcAAAATTCGGTCAAATTCGCAAACTGACGTCTAAAATGAAGTTGTCAAATGTCTCTTCGAAATCATAATAGCATTAGCATAAATTAAtgctcaaaattaaaataaacacaatattattttatatatttaatatttggtttaataaaaccaatttattCGCTTTATGCATTTTGTCTACATTTATATTTCGGTAGTCACCGTCTCCTAAGCGACTAACCCCAAACAAATTAAACACCAATCCTaaacaatattaaaacattatGATCAATATAGTTACTGTCTAACACTATTCTCAATTGACACATCGCTCCCGAATGCATGGTGTAACAGATCCTTTTCCACATTTTTCAACACACTATGGTATTCGGTAATTTCCAAAGCTTCCCACTCAGCTTTAAAAGCTGCTTTGGGATCTTGGGGCATTGTCATTGCTGCACCAGTCATTGCATCTGCTTGTGCTTGTGTTTGATCTGCTTGGTTATTTTCGCCAAGTACTAATGTATAAATAGATCGAAGACCGAAGACATTTAAGAAATACCATGAAGCTGACGATACCCAAGCAGCATCTAGGGAAGCAAGTTCCACACCACGTTGCAACATAGGTTTAAAACGTAAGGTTAGTGGAAAGGGCACTTTCGTGGTTACGAAACCTGAAAACATCCAATTAATCCAGCCACCTATTATCACCATTGGTAGAACATTTATAAAGTTTCCTTTCACCATGTCTGTTAACATAGCAGTTGAATTTTGAGCTACAGGTGCCCGTTTTTGTGTTTTGAAGTAGCCAATTTCTTCGTGATTGAAAAAATTCTTTCGCATAGCAAACGAAAGCGGTGTGAGATATTTGCCATTTTCACGTAAAAGACGAGCTCGAATCATTGCTTGActgttggaaaaaattaatgagTTTTACAAAGTGGAATTGTCATTTACACATGACTTACCTATCTTGAATTTGTGTAATTTCAGCTTTCTTTTGAGAGGATATTAGAACAGAGACGTAGTGTCGAATAACACCGACAAAAAACGTAATGAGCACGATGGGAAGGAAAACCCATACTCGTATATTTGGATCAATAAGTAATTCAGTCATATTATTAATCCTTATGCAGAACAAATATGGCTTATTTCAATACTGTTTTTACTGTATTTTAGCTGAATTACACTTTTCTATTGCAATAAATTGTCAATTATACCATCTCTGGTATAAATCTAGGTTTATACAATGAATTATACTGACAATCATGGTATAAAGGAGTAGCGAAAGTCCCATTCACAATAGTTTCGCCACCTTTTTACGATGCTGACAATGCTGTTGACAACCGCTCTAAATTTTCATTCACAACGCCCTGTCTCCACAGCCAATTATTATTCTCAATGAAATGATATTTTGAGATTAGACTTTTATCATTGCTACtttttttcttgatattttacATGCCGAATTCAAATTAAGAATTCACAATTATGTCTAATAATATAAGAACATATTACCCTTAAAAACCTTTCTACATTGGTGCTacagattttttatataaatcaaaGAACTAAAATGCAATTTGCcagcaattgaaaattttgttaactCTTACTTCAGGCGTTTTGCTACAGTAGAATATTATTCTGACTTTggaactttaaattattttcacagatactgttaaataattaaattaccaGCGGGTAGAGTTCTCAATGCTTTATTGGGATTTTAACGATTGTGACCGGCTGGCTTGACACCAAACCAGAGACGTTACAATCAGAGAAGAGAGTCGTACACACAAGTCCTCTGACATTTATAGGAGTtcaacggaatttaaaataccgTAACTTTAAGTATGCGTAAACAAACATAATTATAAAGACAAATGAATGATAAAAGAGAGATGACGAATATAAAGCTTAGATAAGACAGTATTGCCAGATTAGAGTTGACATTATCAGAAAATAATCTTAAACTAATGTAAATAATCCTAAACATCCTGCCCGGTCGACTCGAAATCTTCCTTCTCTATCAATAGACATAGTTTCTGGATGGCTCGTTTCATGTATCCTCTAGCGGTTCTCAACGTGACATTGCGGACCACTCCATCCGCTCCGGGATGTAGTGTTGTCACTCGACCCAGGCACCAGTGAGTGGGAGGCAGGTTCTCTTGTTTGACTAGGACGATATCGTCCACCCTTATATTCCTCGTGCGTCGAAACCATTTGTTGCGTCTCTGCAGAATGGTTAGATACTCCTCACTCCATCGCTTCCAAAATCCTTGTTGAATTTGACGTATCCATTGCCATTGTTTCAGCCGGTTGCTAGGAATATGTTTGATATCTGGTTCAGGGACCGCTAGGAGTGGCGACCCAATCAGGAAATCACCTGGGGTTAATTCAAGTTTCTCTTCAGGATCGTCGTAAAGTGGGGTTATAGGACGGGAATTGAGACAGGCCTCTATTCTTACGGCTAGTGTCTGCAGTTGACTATACCACATGACCTGCGTACCCACACATCGTGTCAAATGATGCTTAGCGGACTTCACAGCAGCCTCCCAGAGGCCTCCTTGATGTGGCGCACTGGGTGTGATGAAATGCCAACGTGTGCCCGAATCTGCTAACGATCGCTGATTATTCTCACCCTGCCATGCTGCAAGATCCTCCTTCAAAAGTCGGTTGGCACCAACAAAGGCTGTACCATTGTCACTATATAAATCCCGGCAGGGACCGCGTCGGCTGACGAAACGAGTAAAAGTATCTAGAAAGGCCTGTGCCGATAGGTCATCAACCACCTCAATGTGCACAGCCTTGGTAACCATGCATACGAATATTGCGAGGTACGTCTTGATGTGCGTTCGAGAGCGTTTCGTTCCGATGCGTAGCGTAAAAGGTCCACAGTAATCGACACCAAAGTAAAAGTATCTAGAAAGGCCTGTGCCGATAGGTCATCAACCACGTAAAAGGTCCACAGTAATCGACACCAGATGATATGAACGGCCTTGCTGCTCTGATCCTCTGCCCGGGTAAGGAAGCCATTTGTTGCTTCAGGACTTCCCCTCTATGACGGCGGCATACTGCGCAGTTATGGATGAAACTCTTGACTGCTTGCCTGGCACTCAGAATCCAGAAGCGTTGACGAAGAGTGTTCAGCATGAGTTGCGTGCCTCCATGCAGTGTAATCTCATGCGCCTGATTTAGTAAAAGCTTGACCAACGGCGTTGACTTTGGCAAAAGAATCGGGAATCGCTGATCATGCCCTAGTTCGGCCTGGTGGATGCGTCCCCCCACACGGAGGATTTGGTTCTTGTCTTAAAATGGGTTTAAAGGTATTATCCGACTGGAAGATGACAAACCTGAACTAGACGTAAATTGTCGAATTTCATTtgcaaaatgttcctcttgctCTAAACGGATTATAGTGTATAATGCTTCTCCTGAGCAACGATCACCGGTTGACGAAAGTGTCGACGCCTTCCTAACCAGCGCAGTATAATGGCCAATGTACCCAACAATCGAGTGATACTACTGAACCGTTCAGTTAACAAAATAGCGTGTCCGTTTGGACGACGAGTATACATCGGAATGAGTACAATAAATTTGGTTGTATTTCGGTTTTCGGCGAGAAAGACATTTGACTCATCCTTGCTGAGAGGAACATCACTACTGTCCCCATACATCATCTCTGCCTCCTTAGGTCCATGCCACCAAAGGGGATGTACTAATAGCTCGGCGGGTGTGATACCTCTACTGGCACAATCAGCTGGGTTATGAGCCGAACGAATGTGATGCCATCGGGCGGGGGATGTCAGCTCCTGTATTCTACGAACCCGATTTGATATAAATGGTTTAAGTGTTGCTGGATCCTTCCTGAGCCAACGCAATACGATTGCTGAGTCCGACCACAGATAGTAGGGAACGTCAACTAATCCCAAAGAATCTCGCACGTTCTGGAATGTCTCGGCAAGAAGCAGCGCTGGCGCAAGTTCCAGGCGTGGAATGGTAGCGATTTTAAGTGGTGCCACCTTGGTACGTGCCGTTAGAAGTGTGAAACGCATCGAACCGTTT from Bactrocera oleae isolate idBacOlea1 chromosome 3, idBacOlea1, whole genome shotgun sequence includes the following:
- the EMC3 gene encoding ER membrane protein complex subunit 3, with the protein product MTELLIDPNIRVWVFLPIVLITFFVGVIRHYVSVLISSQKKAEITQIQDSQAMIRARLLRENGKYLTPLSFAMRKNFFNHEEIGYFKTQKRAPVAQNSTAMLTDMVKGNFINVLPMVIIGGWINWMFSGFVTTKVPFPLTLRFKPMLQRGVELASLDAAWVSSASWYFLNVFGLRSIYTLVLGENNQADQTQAQADAMTGAAMTMPQDPKAAFKAEWEALEITEYHSVLKNVEKDLLHHAFGSDVSIENSVRQ
- the LOC106625660 gene encoding protein FAM98A, translated to MDYELELVDSLSALAYEGPCLKVNGLIKALEGGPCDSDFRLLIGWLTEELHVLRKTDEHVAELQDQSDFSMELSAMLKELGCPYQRFVAGPLTGRFETREACAQLLDYLLTELMATKMSYRLRPSKQALVIPKSETNTARSLQQLSRNVGLGKPPDNVSPKALFDKLNFKVEELIRQAKPGVLSEPLLNLKQSLSEAQWKELDAIHSDLDGEYNMRRQMLLTRLEVTIQSFQWSDKMRSKENEIASRYQKKLQELDPLRYGSKDTNIVAFLASRADLAIIEKTSSVQVRKNTCCKIQKHVIGSVPDRGGRAHEHAPPPPEMPSWQQQRSQGSAGSAGGNFRGGRGGGQGGSGHWQQYSNAQQQRQSTDQCRNQNWVSGSGRVQGSGWSQHNNNGYFQGIGGRGNFGDNSFRGRSNYHRGGPGGGVRR
- the LOC106625662 gene encoding cilia- and flagella-associated protein 20 translates to MFRSRHQKGCFSVFYSLGSSPLQFWSTHIQNGYVKRVVDEDVKSIVMEIMGSNVSTTYISGPRDPKMSFGIKLPFLVLLIKNLHKYFTFEVKILDDQRFMRRFRVSNFQSKTSVKPFCTAMPMGMSPGWNQIHFNLADFTRRAYGTNYMETVRLQIHANVRIRRIYFTDRLYSEEDLPNEFRLVSKPAEKKKQRDYTIPAARPPSPAKSAATTERAGSPPGEPSVAEPSEVPTEMDIEKYY
- the LOC118683304 gene encoding uncharacterized protein; translated protein: MVTKAVHIEVVDDLSAQAFLDTFTRFVSRRGPCRDLYSDNGTAFVGANRLLKEDLAAWQGENNQRSLADSGTRWHFITPSAPHQGGLWEAAVKSAKHHLTRCVGTQVMWYSQLQTLAVRIEACLNSRPITPLYDDPEEKLELTPGDFLIGSPLLAVPEPDIKHIPSNRLKQWQWIRQIQQGFWKRWSEEYLTILQRRNKWFRRTRNIRVDDIVLVKQENLPPTHWCLGRVTTLHPGADGVVRNVTLRTARGYMKRAIQKLCLLIEKEDFESTGQDV